The region TGTTCGTCTCGCCGGAAATCGATGACAACATCGAAATCGACATCAACCCGTCGGACCTGCGCATCGACACCTACCGCTCCTCGGGTGCCGGTGGTCAGCACGTAAACACCACCGACTCGGCCGTACGTATCACCCACGTACCGTCCAACACCGTGGTCAGCTGCCAGAACGAACGCTCCCAGCACGCCAACAAAGACACCGCGATGAAAATGTTGCGGGCGCGCTTGTACGAGCAGGAAGTGCAGAAACGCAACGCCGCCTCCCAGGCCCTGGAAGACACCAAGTCCGACATCGGCTGGGGTCACCAGATTCGCTCTTACGTGCTCGATGCCTCGCGAATCAAGGATTTGCGCACTAACATCGAACGCAGTGACTGCGACAAGGTGCTCGACGGCGACATCGCCGAATACCTGGTAGCCAGCTTGAAACAAGGGCTCTAAGGCACGCCCTACAGAATCTGCGGATACCTGTAGGAGCGAGGCTTGCCCGCGAACCCCGGCTCACAGCCGGGGGCAACGAACCTGTGATGGAATTTTTAAAGACATGAGCGACCTAGAACTCGACCCGCAAGCCCTGCAACAGGAAGAAAACTCCCTGATCGCCCTGCGCAAGGAAAAGCTGGCTGCCGAGCGCGCCAAGGGCAATGCCTTCCCGAACGACTTCCGCCGTGAAAACTACTGCGAAGACTTGCAGAAGCAGTACGCGGACAAGACCAAGGAAGAGCTGGCAGAGGCTGCAATCCCGGTCAAGGTTGCCGGTCGCATCATGCTCAACCGTGGCTCGTTCATGGTGATCCAGGACATGACCGGTCGCATCCAGGTTTACGTCAACCGTAAAACCCTGTCCGAAGACACCCTGGCCTCGGTGAAAACCTGGGACATGGGCGACATCATCGCAGCCGTTGGCACCCTGGCCCGTTCCGGCAAGGGCGACCTGTACGTCGAAATGACCGACGTGCGCCTGCTGACCAAGTCCCTGCGTCCGCTGCCAGACAAGCACCACGGCCTGACCGACACCGAGCAGCGCTACCGCCAGCGCTACGTTGACCTGATCGTCAACGAAGACGTGCGCAAGACCTTCCGCGTGCGTTCGCAAGTGATTGCGCACACCCGCAGCTTCCTGATGCAGCGTGACTTCCTCGAAGTCGAAACGCCGATGCTGCAAACCATTCCGGGCGGCGCGGCGGCCAAGCCGTTCGAAACGCACCACAACGCCCTGGACATGGGCATGTACCTGCGGATCGCCCCTGAGTTGTACCTCAAGCGCCTGGTTGTCGGCGGTTTCGAGAAAGTCTACGAGATCAACCGCAACTTCCGCAACGAAGGCGTTTCAGACTCGTCACAACCCAGAATTTACCATGTTGGAGTTCTACCAGGCTTACGCCGACTATGAAGACAACATGGACCTGACCGAAGAGCTGTTCCGCGAACTGGCTCAGCTGGTTCTGGGCAGCACCGACGTCCCTTACGGCGACAAAGTGTTCCACTTCGGCGAGCCGTTCGTGCGCCTGTCGGTGTTCGACTCGATCCTCAAGTACAACCCTGAGCTGACCGCTGACGACCTGACCGACATCGACAAGGCTCGCGCCATTGCCAAGAAGGCCGGCGCCAAGGTGCTGGGCTTTGAAGGTCTGGGCAAGCTGCAGGTGATGATTTTCGAAGAGCTGGTCGAGCACAAGCTGGAACAGCCGCACTTCATTACCCAGTACCCGTTCGAAGTGTCGCCGCTGGCCCGTCGCAACGATGACAACCCGAACGTCACTGACCGTTTCGAACTGTTCATCGGTGGTCGCGAAATCGCCAACGCCTACTCCGAGTTGAACGACGCGGAAGACCAGGCCGAGCGCTTCATGGCTCAAGTGGCCGACAAGGACGCTGGTGACGACGAAGCCATGCACTACGACGCCGACTTTGTTCGCGCGCTGGAGTACGGCATGCCGCCAACGGCCGGCGAAGGTATCGGCATCGATCGCCTGGTGATGTTGTTGACCAACTCACCGTCGATTCGCGATGTGATCCTGTTCCCGCACATGCGGCCGCAAGCGTAAGCGTTTCAGTAAAAAAGCCGCCTAAAACAGGCGGCTTTTTATTGCCTGTCTGGTACAAACGTATCAACTGGTTACTTTTGGCGTGAGAGAGGAATACCTGTCGTGAATCGTGCAATGGCTCAAGAAGGTGCAGCGGGTATCGCCACTGCGGTCGCTGAAAGCGTTCAGTACCAGGGCCGCAAGGCCAGCCGACAGGGCAGCGAACAGCGTCGACAGGAAATTCTCGATGCGGCGATGCGCATTGTCGTGCGTGATGGCGTACGGGCGGTGCGTCACCGTGCCGTGGCGGCCGAGGCCGGTGTGCCGTTGTCGGCCACCACTTACTATTTCAAGGACATCGATGACTTGCTCACCGATACCTTCGCTCAATACGTGGAACGCAGTGCGGCCTACATGGGCAAACTGTGGGCCAGCAATGAAGGGCTGTTGCGCGAGATGGTCGTCAGCGGCGATGGCACGCCTGAGTCGCGCTCGCAGTTGGCAGACGATATTGCACAGCTGATGGCCGACTATGTTCACCGGCAATTGATCAACCGCCGCGAGCACTTGATGGCCGAGCAAGCCTTCCGCCAGGAAGCGTTGCTTAACCCGCGCCTGGCGCTGTTGGTGCGCTCCCATCAGCAAATTTTGCTGCAGGGCACCTGCCAGCTTTTTGAAGTGCTGGGTTCCCGTGAACCCCAACAAGATGCCAAGGTGTTGACGGCGATTATCGGACGGATGGAATATCAGGGCCTTCTCAACGAAGCCGAGCCTGAGGCCGAAGCGGAAATGCTCGGTATCCTCACGCGGTATATGCATTTGGTACTCGCGTCGGTGTAACCCCTGGGGAAACACCAAACCCTGTGGGAGCGGGCTTGCTCGCGAATGCGGTTTAACATTCGACATCTATGTTGTCTGGCATACCTCATTCGCGAGCAAGCCCGCTCCCACATGGGTTCGGTGGCCACTTCAGGTCGGCGTGTGTTCATAGGGAGTGTTGAATGAAAGCCTGGCGCGTCGTAGTGATCGCCTTGTCGTTCCTGCTGCTCAGTGGCTGTCTGGTGACCTTCAAGGAACCGCTGGCTTCGAGCGAACCCGCGCCCAAAGGACTGCTCGGCAAATGGACCAGCACCAACGCCTGGGGTGAACCGATGAACCTTGAGCTGACGCGCATCGGCGACAACCGCTATCAGGCCGTCAGCTACTTCAAGGCCAAGCCGCACGAGCGTGAAGCCTATCCTTTCACTGTGTCGCGCCACGGCAATCGCTGGTACCTGTCTGCTGCAGTGCCGGCCCAATTCGGCGGGCATTTCACGATTGCCGGTTTCGAGCTCAACGAACAGCATGAACTGGTGGTCTACAACCTCGACCTCGAGCAGATCAACCAGGCCGTGGGGCAAAAAGCCCTCAGTGGTGAAGGCTTCCAGACGGACGACGGCGACGGTGTGTTGATCAACAACAGCCTGGACCGAGTCTTCGCTTACCTCGACGACCCGGCCAATTCCGATGTATTCGTTGAAGCGGTGCGCTATCAGCGCCTGGCCAAAGCAAAAGTCAAATAAATCCAGTACGTTACGGTTTTTCTACAGGAGTTTCGGGTGGACGATTACCAGCAGACGATACGCATTTTGTCCGATCGCATAGTGCTGGCGCAGACGCCGATTCGCGTTCTGGATGCGGTCAAATGGGACGAAAACATCCGCAAGGGTTTCCTCAAGGCCAAGGGCAAGGAAATGCCGGCCGTGGACCGCGACTATTACCTGAACCGGCCGCTGTCCTTTGACTCCAGCAAGGTGAAGCTGGAATTCCAGAACATCGAGCGCGACATCACCCGTCAACTCGGCCAGTTCAACCCGGTCGGCCAGATCATGCGTCGCATGTGCAAGGAATACCGGATGGTGGTGCGCATGCTCGAAGCGCGCGGCACCGAGGATTTCGGGCTGATTTCCCAGGAATTGTATGGCGCCGCGTCCGACGCGTTCCACGCCGGCGACCCGACCCTGGCCGACCTGGGCCTGATGATGTCCGACTACCTGAACAACATCGACGGCCGTGGTGACCTGAAGGACGAACCGAAAATCCTCACCGCCAAGGACGCCGTTCACTTGCTGCAAACCCGTTTGAACAAGGTGTTTGGCGAGGCTGAGGAAACCATTCGGGTGTTCGAGTCCGACGGGATCGTCGCTGATGCGGCGGCGGGCGCCGACTACATCAAGATTCGCGCCGATGCGATGTTCAACGACCGTGATGTGCGGGCGCTGGAAGTCCACGAAGGCCTGGTGCATGTGGGCACGACCCTCAACGGTTTGAACCAGCCGATCTGCACCTTCCTGTCCAAGGGCCCGCCGTCGTCCACCGTGACTCAGGAAGGCCTGGCGATCCTGATGGAAATCATCACTTTTGCCTCGTACCCGAGCCGACTGCGCAAACTGACTAACCGTACCCGCGCCATTCACATGGTCGAGGAGGGCGCGGACTTCTTGCAGGTGTTCGAGTTCTTCCGCGAGCAAGGCTTCGAAATGGCCGAAAGCTACGGCAACGCCAGCCGGGTTTTCCGTGGTTCGGTGCCCAATGGGCTGCCATTTACCAAAGACTTGTCCTACCTCAAGGGCTTTATCATGGTTTACAACTACATTCAGTTGGCCGTGCGTAAAGGCAAGCTTGAGCAGATACCGCTGCTGTTTTGCGGCAAGACGACGCTGGAAGACATGCGGACCTTGCGCCAGCTGGTGGACGAAGGCCTAGTGGTGCCGCCCAAGTATTTGCCGGATCAGTTCCGCGACTTGAACGCACTGTCGGCGTGGATGTGCTTCTCCAACTTCCTCAATCACCTGAGCCTGGACCGGATCGAAGCGGATTACTCCAACATCCTGTGATCACACCAGATGAATGTGGAGGGTTACTGTGGTGAGGGGGCTTGTCGGAATGCCGCACCACCCCGTTGGGCCGCGAAGCGGCCCCCAACATTTGTTTCGTCACACCGCGTAATCAGGTTTCACGACTGCTTCGCAGCCGAACGGGGGCAAGCCCCCTCGCCACAATGATGTGTCAGGTTACGAACTCCAACATTCACTGCGAGGTTTCAACGGATGAGAATCCTCGGCATCTTCTGCCTGCTCCTGGCCCTCGGCGGTTGCAGCTCGCTGCTGTTTTACCCCGAGCCCGGCCAGCCATTCACCCCGGACAAAGCCAAGCTCGAATTTCGCGACGTCACCCTGACCACCGCCGATGGCCTGAAGCTGCACGGTTGGTGGCTACCGGCGGCAAAAGGCGTCGAAGTCAAAGGTACGGTGCTGCACCTGCATGGCAATGGCGGCAACCTTTCTTACCACTTGGGTGGCAGTTGGTGGTTACCGAAAGAGGGTTACCAAGTGTTGCTGGTGGACTACCGCGGTTATGGCTTGTCCGAAGGCAAACCGTCGCTGCCGGAGATCTATCAGGACATCGACGCCGCGTTCAAATGGCTCGACCAGGCGCCCGAGGTCAAGGGCAAGCCGTTGATCGTTCTGGGTCAGAGCCTCGGCGGCTCGATGGCCGTGCATTACCTGGTCCAACACCCGGAACGTCAGCCCCAGCTCAAGGCCTTGGTCCTCGATGGCGCGCCCGCCAGCTACCGGGATGTCGGTCGATTTGCCCTGACTACCTCGTGGCTGACCTGGCCATTTCAGGTGCCGTTGTCGTGGCTGGTGCCGGACGGTGACAGCGCGATCAACTCCATGGCGCAGCTCAAGGGCGTGCCGAAACTGATCTACCACAGCATCGACGACAACCTCGTGCCCCTTTCCAACGGCATTCGTCTGTATCAAGCTGCGCCGCCACCGCGGGTGCTGCAACTGACCCGTGGCGGTCATGTGCAGACCTTCGCCGACCCGGTCTGGCGTCAGGTGATGCTGCGCTACCTCGAAGACCCGCAGCATTTCAACGGTCTGCGCCGCCTGGGTGAAATCCCGAATTACCCGGTGCCCCTGAATTCAAAAGATGAACCACCAGAGAGTCCGCAATGAGTGAAGAACGTAACGCCATCCCGCTGATCATCACCGGTATCTGCACCATTCTCGGTACTGTCGGGGTGCTGTGGTACTACGGCTACCTGCATTTCGCCAAGCCTGAGGATGCGTTGCTGCTCAACGAATTCACCATGCTCAAGACCGTGCCGGGCGAAGACTACAAAATCGCCCTGGAACCGGCCGCGCAAGTCGCTCAGTGCGTCGATGGCGTACTGGTGCTGTTCGACACCGAACAGAAAGGCCTGAGTGGAGTGTTGATCAACGGCCAGAAAAAAGCCGTGCGCTGCATGGGGCAGGAAACGCCGCAGAAACTTGAGCCGTAACCCCCGATTCCGGCGTGGCGCTGATCCACTGTGGCGAGGGAGCTTGCTCCCGCTCGGCTGCGTAGCAGCCGCCAACCCATTAATGCCGTCTGCCTGAAGGAATACGGTGCGAGGTTTAGGGTCTGCAGCGCAGCCCAGCGGGAGTAAGCTCCCTCGCCACAAAAACAGTGGCAGCCATCAAGTCACCAGCAACAAAAAGCCCCGCCTGATCAGATCAGGCGGGGCTTTTACGTTACCGCGTGAAGCTTAGTTCGAACTGACTGCCGAACGTGGCACCACTGGCTGGTTGTCGTTGGAAATGGTCACTTCCACCCGACGGTTCATCGCACGGCCCGACACGCTGCCGTTTTCGGCAACCGGGTATTCCTTGCCATACCCCTGAACGACGATGCGCGCTGGATCAACGCCCATTTTCACCAGCGCTGTGCGTACCGAATCGGCACGACGCTCGGACAGCGACTGGTTATGGCTCGCGGTGCCGGTGCTGTCGGTGTAACCCTCGACAATCACTTTACGGTCCGGGTTTTCCTGAAGGAACTGCGACAGTTTGTTGATGTTCACCAGACCGCTGGACTTCAGGTCAGCACGGTCGGTAGCGAACAGCACATCACCGAAGGTGACCAAGGTGCCGCGATCGGTTTGCTTGGCGTTCAGGCTGTCTTGCAACTGCTTGATCTGCTGATCACGGGCATCCAGACGAGCCTGGGCACGTTGGGCTGCGGCGTTTTTCAGGTTGTTTTCAGCGGTGCGCAGGGCGATGGTCTGCTTGGCGACTTCCACGCGCTGGTTGGTCAGGTACGCCAGTTGGTCGACCTTGGCCTGGTTTTCCTTGTCCTGGTAGGCCTTGTCAGCCTTGTCCAGGTAATCGCTGGCGTCTTTGGTCTCAAGGGCCGCGACTTTGCTCGCTTGCGGGTTGGCTTGCAGGCCGGAGTAGTTCACGCGGGCCTGTTCCAGGTTCGCGTTCGGCGGGGTGGAGCAAGCTGCCAGGGCAACGCTTGCGGCCAGGAGAGCGGGGATCATCAATTGTTTACGCATAATGGTTCGTCCTTTCTATCGATAAGAGCTTCAGGCGTGTGGTCCGGATGCGCGCTTACTGCACAGTGCGCTGACTTTCCTGACGCAGTTCCTGAACACCTTTCTGGGAATCCTTCAGAGCCTGTTCGGCTTTCATCGCCTGAGCCTTGCGTTCCGCGACGCGAGCGTCCCATTCGGCTTGCTCGGCGAGGGTCCGGGCTTCGTCATACTTTTTGTCGTGCATGGCGATTTCGGCTTGTTTGAGCTTGTCCTGCGCAGACTTCATTTCCACGGCTGCGAACTCGGTACCGCCGGCGCTGACTGCGCTGTTAACGGCCGATTGGGTCACGGCGTATTGCTCGGTCGGCGGATTGCCAGCGCAACCGGCGAGTACGAAGGTGCTGCCGATCGCCAAGGCAGCCAGTTTCAGACCGCGCAGGTGGGTGAACGAGGATTTGGCAGTGCTGGTCTTCATGGTCTTCAACTCCATTGGATAACTCCTGAAAAACATCAAATTCCATCCTGGTTTAAGGAGCCGTCACCGAACATTCAAAGCGTGAAATGAAACGGCCGTACCAGGCGTGGTTAATGGGTACGACCCGAGGCGTTTTTCAAAAGTTCAGAGAAGATGGCCTATCGCCTGAAAAAACTTTGACCGAATGGACAAGGCTCTAAACCGGGAACTTTGGCGATGCGCAGCGGTATTGCCGGTCTTTTCGAGACTTGGGAACACGCCATTTTTGAAGGGATATGCAAGGCAATGTGGGAGCGGGCTTGCTCGCGAAAACGGTCTGATATTCATCATCTTTGTTGCCTGAAACACCGCTTTCGCGAGCAAGCCCGCTCCCACAGGTTCTGCGACGGGATCAATGTTTTTGCTTGTCGCTACCAGCCGATAAATCGTGCAAATGACGGCGGGACAATGCGAGAAAACGCGGGGTCGGACCGACGTCTTCGTACAGCGGGTCACCTTCTTCGTCGGTCGCCACCACGGTCTGGCCTCTCACGTAGGGGAAACTCGCCTCGAGCTCCTCAAGCGCCGCGCCGATCAACTCGCCCAGCAGTTCTTCGGGATGCCGTTTGGGGTACATCTCGGTAATCGCTGCCAGCCGGGCGGCGGCTTCCACGTCCAGGTGAATCGTGTAGCCAGTGTCGGTCAGGCGACCCTTGGCGTTTTCTTCCCAATGCTGGGCTAGCTCGCGAATTTTCATAATGACCTCATGGCACACCTGCTCGTGGCAGGCAGGGTGAGTGTCCGGCTTTGGCCGGCGGCAGCCGTTGTACGGCTTACTGTTGAGACTAGCTTTAACGCCTAAGGTTTAAAGTCCCTTCGTCGTTTGCTTGTAAGAACCGCTTTACGGCGGCACTCTTAACGTTCATAGCCGCCCGGATTTTTGCTGGAGAACTGCTGATGACCGATATTGATGCACGCTTGCGCGAGGACGTTCACCTGTTGGGTGAACTGTTGGGCAACACCATTCGTGAACAGTACGGGGATGGTTTTCTCGACAAGATCGAGCAGATCCGCAAGGGCGCCAAGGCCGACCGTCGCGGTTCGATGGACGCCGAACTCAGCGCCAGCCTCAACCAATTGAGCGAAGACGAGTTGCTGCCGGTGGCGCGGGCGTTCAACCAGTTCCTCAACCTGGCCAATATCGCCGAGCAATATCAGCTGATTCACCGCCGCGAAGAGTCGCAGCCCGCGCCGTTCGAAGCCCGGGTGCTGCCGGAACTGCTCGCCCGTCTGCGTGCTGAAGGCCACAGCGCCGAATCCCTTGCGCGACAGCTCGGTCGACTGGAAATCGAGTTGGTGTTAACCGCTCACCCGACCGAAGTGGCCCGCCGCACGCTGATCCAGAAATACGATGCCATCGCCGCGCAACTGGCGGCCCAGGACCATCGTGACCTGACCAGCGCCGAGCGCGAGCAGATCCAGGCGAAATTGCAGCGTCTGATCGCCGAAGCCTGGCACACCGAAGAAATCCGCCGCACCCGCCCAACGCCTGTCGACGAAGCCAAATGGGGCTTTGCGGTGATCGAACATTCGCTGTGGCAAGCGATTCCCAACTATTTGCGCAAGGCCGATCTAGCGCTGCACGCCGCCACCGGCCTGCGTTTGCCACTGGAGGCGGCGCCGATCCGCTTTGCTTCGTGGATGGGCGGCGATCGCGACGGCAACCCGAATGTCACGGCGTCCGTCACCCGCGAAGTGCTGTTGCTGGCGCGCTGGATGGCGGCTGATTTGTACCTGCGTGATGTCGATCATCTGGCCGCCGAGTTGTCGATGCAGCAGGCCAGTGAAGCCCTGAAAGCCAAGGCCGGCGACAGCGCCGAACCTTACCGCGCGGTGCTCAAGCAATTGCGCGAACGTCTGCGGGCAACTCGCAATTGGGCCCAGGCATCCTTGAAAGTGAGCACGCCAGCAACCGCCGATGTGCTGCAAAACAACCGCGACCTGCTTGATCCGCTGGAACTGTGTTTCAACTCGCTGCATGAATGCGGCATGGGCGTGATTGCCGACGGTCCGCTGCTCGATTGCCTGCGTCGTGCGGTGACCTTTGGCTTGTTCCTGGTCCGTCTCGACGTGCGTCAGGATTCGTCGCGGCACACCGCTGCCATGACTGAAATCACCGATTACCTGGGCCTCGGTCGCTACGAAGACTGGAGCGAGGAAGAGCGCATCGCCTTCCTGATGCGCGAGCAGAACAATCGTCGGCCATTGTTGCCGGCGTATTTCAAGCCGTCCGCTGACACCGCCGAAGTGCTGGCGACCTGCCGGGAAATCGCCGCTGCACCGGGCGCGTCCCTCGGCTCTTATGTGATCTCCATGGCCGGCGCCGCTTCCGATGTGCTGGCGGTGCAACTGTTGCTCAAAGAGGCCGGCGTATTGCGGCCGATGCGCGTGGTGCCGCTGTTTGAAACCCTCGCCGACCTCGATAACGCCGGCCCGGTGATCGAAAAGCTGTTGCTGCTGCCGGGCTATCGCGCGCGCCTGCAAGGGCCGCAGGAAGTGATGATCGGTTACTCCGATTCGGCCAAGGACGCCGGCACCACGGCGGCGGCCTGGGCGCAGTATCGGGCGCAGGAACGTTTGGTGGATATCTGCCGCGAGCAGCAAGTGGAGTTGCTGTTGTTCCACGGTCGCGGTGGCACCGTGGGCCGTGGTGGCGGCCCGGCGCACGCGGCAATTCTGTCGCAGCCGCCGGGTTCGGTGGCGGGGCGTTTCCGCACCACTGAGCAGGGGGAAATGATCCGTTTCAAATTCGGTTTGCCGGACATCGCCGAGCAGAACCTCAATCTGTATCTGGCCGCGGTGCTCGAAGCGACCTTGCTGCCGCCACCGCCGCCGGAGCCTGCCTGGCGTCATCTGATGGACGAATTGGCGGCGGATGGTGTCAGTGCTTACCGCGCCGTGGTGCGCGAGAATCCACAATTCGTCGAGTACTTCCGTCAGTCCACGCCGGAACAGGAACTCGGACGGTTGCCGTTGGGCAGTCGCCCGGCCAAGCGCCGCGCTGGCGGGATTGAAAGCCTGCGAGCGATTCCGT is a window of Pseudomonas sp. 10S4 DNA encoding:
- a CDS encoding TetR/AcrR family transcriptional regulator, whose translation is MNRAMAQEGAAGIATAVAESVQYQGRKASRQGSEQRRQEILDAAMRIVVRDGVRAVRHRAVAAEAGVPLSATTYYFKDIDDLLTDTFAQYVERSAAYMGKLWASNEGLLREMVVSGDGTPESRSQLADDIAQLMADYVHRQLINRREHLMAEQAFRQEALLNPRLALLVRSHQQILLQGTCQLFEVLGSREPQQDAKVLTAIIGRMEYQGLLNEAEPEAEAEMLGILTRYMHLVLASV
- a CDS encoding flavohemoglobin expression-modulating QEGLA motif protein; the encoded protein is MDDYQQTIRILSDRIVLAQTPIRVLDAVKWDENIRKGFLKAKGKEMPAVDRDYYLNRPLSFDSSKVKLEFQNIERDITRQLGQFNPVGQIMRRMCKEYRMVVRMLEARGTEDFGLISQELYGAASDAFHAGDPTLADLGLMMSDYLNNIDGRGDLKDEPKILTAKDAVHLLQTRLNKVFGEAEETIRVFESDGIVADAAAGADYIKIRADAMFNDRDVRALEVHEGLVHVGTTLNGLNQPICTFLSKGPPSSTVTQEGLAILMEIITFASYPSRLRKLTNRTRAIHMVEEGADFLQVFEFFREQGFEMAESYGNASRVFRGSVPNGLPFTKDLSYLKGFIMVYNYIQLAVRKGKLEQIPLLFCGKTTLEDMRTLRQLVDEGLVVPPKYLPDQFRDLNALSAWMCFSNFLNHLSLDRIEADYSNIL
- a CDS encoding alpha/beta hydrolase — its product is MRILGIFCLLLALGGCSSLLFYPEPGQPFTPDKAKLEFRDVTLTTADGLKLHGWWLPAAKGVEVKGTVLHLHGNGGNLSYHLGGSWWLPKEGYQVLLVDYRGYGLSEGKPSLPEIYQDIDAAFKWLDQAPEVKGKPLIVLGQSLGGSMAVHYLVQHPERQPQLKALVLDGAPASYRDVGRFALTTSWLTWPFQVPLSWLVPDGDSAINSMAQLKGVPKLIYHSIDDNLVPLSNGIRLYQAAPPPRVLQLTRGGHVQTFADPVWRQVMLRYLEDPQHFNGLRRLGEIPNYPVPLNSKDEPPESPQ
- a CDS encoding OmpA family protein; its protein translation is MRKQLMIPALLAASVALAACSTPPNANLEQARVNYSGLQANPQASKVAALETKDASDYLDKADKAYQDKENQAKVDQLAYLTNQRVEVAKQTIALRTAENNLKNAAAQRAQARLDARDQQIKQLQDSLNAKQTDRGTLVTFGDVLFATDRADLKSSGLVNINKLSQFLQENPDRKVIVEGYTDSTGTASHNQSLSERRADSVRTALVKMGVDPARIVVQGYGKEYPVAENGSVSGRAMNRRVEVTISNDNQPVVPRSAVSSN
- a CDS encoding DUF4398 domain-containing protein, whose protein sequence is MELKTMKTSTAKSSFTHLRGLKLAALAIGSTFVLAGCAGNPPTEQYAVTQSAVNSAVSAGGTEFAAVEMKSAQDKLKQAEIAMHDKKYDEARTLAEQAEWDARVAERKAQAMKAEQALKDSQKGVQELRQESQRTVQ
- a CDS encoding pilin assembly protein; the protein is MKIRELAQHWEENAKGRLTDTGYTIHLDVEAAARLAAITEMYPKRHPEELLGELIGAALEELEASFPYVRGQTVVATDEEGDPLYEDVGPTPRFLALSRRHLHDLSAGSDKQKH
- the ppc gene encoding phosphoenolpyruvate carboxylase; the protein is MTDIDARLREDVHLLGELLGNTIREQYGDGFLDKIEQIRKGAKADRRGSMDAELSASLNQLSEDELLPVARAFNQFLNLANIAEQYQLIHRREESQPAPFEARVLPELLARLRAEGHSAESLARQLGRLEIELVLTAHPTEVARRTLIQKYDAIAAQLAAQDHRDLTSAEREQIQAKLQRLIAEAWHTEEIRRTRPTPVDEAKWGFAVIEHSLWQAIPNYLRKADLALHAATGLRLPLEAAPIRFASWMGGDRDGNPNVTASVTREVLLLARWMAADLYLRDVDHLAAELSMQQASEALKAKAGDSAEPYRAVLKQLRERLRATRNWAQASLKVSTPATADVLQNNRDLLDPLELCFNSLHECGMGVIADGPLLDCLRRAVTFGLFLVRLDVRQDSSRHTAAMTEITDYLGLGRYEDWSEEERIAFLMREQNNRRPLLPAYFKPSADTAEVLATCREIAAAPGASLGSYVISMAGAASDVLAVQLLLKEAGVLRPMRVVPLFETLADLDNAGPVIEKLLLLPGYRARLQGPQEVMIGYSDSAKDAGTTAAAWAQYRAQERLVDICREQQVELLLFHGRGGTVGRGGGPAHAAILSQPPGSVAGRFRTTEQGEMIRFKFGLPDIAEQNLNLYLAAVLEATLLPPPPPEPAWRHLMDELAADGVSAYRAVVRENPQFVEYFRQSTPEQELGRLPLGSRPAKRRAGGIESLRAIPWIFGWTQTRLMLPAWLGWEAALSKALERGEGELLGQMREQWPFFRTRIDMLEMVLAKADADIALSYDERLVEPDLLPLGAHLRDLLSQACAVVLGLTGQSQLLAHSPDTLEFIRLRNTYLDPLHLLQAELLARSRQQEVAQGSPVEQALLVSVAGIAAGLRNTG